One genomic window of Struthio camelus isolate bStrCam1 chromosome 1, bStrCam1.hap1, whole genome shotgun sequence includes the following:
- the LOC138065746 gene encoding ankyrin repeat domain-containing protein 7-like, whose translation EKELGKLHRAAASGDLARVRRRRWLPRVGLDGRDKAKRTPLHLACANGHAEVVLYLVERKCKLNPRDNFKRSPLMKAVQCQHEGCVAILLAHGADANLADANGNTALHLAALAPNTCLAGQLLAHNAHLDAQNKMGYTPLSLAVSAHHVEMVEFLLSKGADVHARDQSERTPLMLAASAGDVSMIEVLLGYGADLCQKDVLGWTAEA comes from the exons gagaaggagctgggcaagctgcaccgcgcggccgccagcggcgacctggcgcgggtgcggcggcggcggtggctgccgagagtcggcctcgacgggcgggacaaggcgaagcg gacacctctgcatctggcttgcgctaacggacatgcggaggttgtcttgtacttagtagagaggaagtgcaagctaaatcctcgtgacaacttcaagagatcgccactgatgaag gcagtgcagtgccagcacgaaggctgcgtcgccattctgctagcgcatggcgccgacgctaaccttgcggatgctaacggcaacactgcccttcacctggctgcccttgctcctaacacctgcctagcagggcagttactggcgcacaacgcccatcttgatgcgcagaataag atgggatacacgcccctttctctggccgtgtccgcgcatcacgtagagatggtggagttcctgcttagcaaaggagccgacgtgcacgctcgagatcagtcggaaag gacccctctgatgcttgccgcctctgccggggacgtgagcatgatagaagttcttcttggctatggtgctgacctttgccagaaagacgttcttggatggacagcggaggct